The DNA window tgaagctcgaccaatatctacgatcaaatccgagcaagctatgctattcttcctcgacatcatccatcgctttggagtactgaactccatcatcacagacaatggcacgcagttcaccggtaggaaattcgttcgattctgtgatgaacaacacatccggatcgattgggcagctgtcgcacacccccggacgaacgggcaggtcgagcgtgcaaacggcatgcttcttcaaggcctcaaacccagaattttcaaccggctgaacaagttcggcgcgcgctggctcgctgagctcccggccgtgctctagagcctaaggacaactcctagccgggccaccggctacacacctttcttcatggtctacggttctgaggccgttctcccaacggacctcgactatggagcaccaagaatcagagcatacgatgaatagggagccgaggcatctcaccaagacgccatggaccagctggatgaagcccgcgacatcgctctcctccgttcagctaagtaccagcaagcgttgcggcggtaccacagccgacgggtgcggggtcgagccttcaacgtcggagacctcgtcctccgtcttgtgcagagcaacaaggaccgccacaaactctccccgccctgggaagggccctacatcgtcgcggaagtacttcgcccaggcgcctaccggttgaaaaccatcaacggcgaggtcttcaccaacgcctggaacattgagcagctacgtcatttttatccttaaaataagcatacactcttccttatcagtttttgtcataataaaaccccgatccttagtgacttccgacccctgcaaatcacgaggggtcagacctcacttgggggctggcaTGTGGTCATAACATGTGACATATGAAATACaactattacgcttgcaaaaaacctcttgtgttatatttgcaaacattcgctaagctttccattcttctcataaacaagtcctaagggctaagattttgggaacaaattctgaatacaactagtaggactgcgggagacccgcgccccagcggctgcaacctctttgctcaccggCTCATGTCAGGATTGGTTCGCCCATGTTCTTAGTTTCTTACGACTTAGATTGTGAGAAGGGTCGGAGGACACTAGGACCATTTCTACAAAAAGagagaaagttatgaaactactTGCCATAGGCAATAGATGAAGATTTGTTCATTTTTCGCgcaaattcgtcacttacaaagtgatttcatcacaaaaaggactaatatacttgcaaattcaggactgtttactcggtGGCTTCCCCCATAAAATTATTCAATTACAATCTCTGCTTAGCTTACTACAAGTATTACTatggccgccgcgccacgctctccatcggcgacgtccggggcgtgtacacgggccagctcgtctactgcggccgccacaccatgctctccatcggcgacgtctaGGGCATGTACATGGTCCAGCTCGTCTACcccggtcgccgtgccacgctctccatcggcgacattccACCGCTTcgcaggatcctcgaaggcgccgtcatctACAACGCCTCTGCCTgggcatccggggactacgccatcgtcgatgACCGTGACCCCAATAGCGACATATCCGTCAGGGCGTCTGGGGACCACGCCATCATcgccagccacaaccctgacaacggcgtcagGGCAGGGAacccctcccgccaaaggaggagcacggCGAACGACGGCAAAGTCGACGACGCATGGCGCCTCCTAGCGccccttctccttcggcagcagcgactcttCACCAAGGGCGGcatacaccatctcatctatgttggatgacctccgactcgacatcatgctccagattcacaaacagatttgtgagttttctctctctctggcattactcttcctcactcaggaaccgccgcgacgcacggatacattcggcggaaaggaagaagaaggagagatagcggctcagaggtagaagatgaggtgggatgagaactcccctcccctccctatttaaagaagagccactacagctaaggaaaggcgaaaggttggacgaaaaaccctctcccttcttctctttaaatacaaaatcaatgctgattgatacctgaggggacgcgccaaaACTGATGGGACGTGCCCCGGTCGACGAggcattcccccccccccccccggtcaaACCGGACACTGCCTGGGTTGGCCCACCACTGACCTGCTCCAGACGCAgcaattaaggcacccacatgggcagccaacccttcgcctccccaagCAGGACCACGGGACGATCCGACGACAGGACCTCTATGAAGCAGAGCCCTAACGGATCTCCTAGGCCGGTCATCTGGCCCAGGAGAGacgacgaacgaacgtccaaagaaagataaggatctctgccttcttactttacacgttaaaattcattctcgacCTTCCGACCCCGGCAATCGGCGGGGAcatgaacatcactcgggggttgCTAAGGATGTCTGctagtctagacatcctcctcacccgatCCCTCCGTATGCTTGAAGCTAAGGGCGCGAcatacgggcataaaactttgagtaaaactggatgaactagCAGACCCAACGCCTCGGTAGCTAtgatgtttctgttcaccagaaaaatcatactcaacacCCCCCGCATCTCTAGCTTCGGCGCCTGCCTTCGCAAGAAGGGTTCGGAGTGGtctgcctacagaatctcccccatgggagaagctgtcaggctgcCCAAGTCAATTAAACAGCTCGGACcaccaccgagatacgaaaaacaaagaatagcgattcttatgcaggttactccaacctcatcatcagggcccgaaccccgcacaaacataccgccaaggtaacgttaccgaccacGTCTTCATTTCAATTATGTTATACATATACAagacatcccaacgcttcgtgtcacatCACGAAACGGccatcgcctcattcgatataggtggcaacaggccgaggtttgaaggccggcccgcgaagggctcgaggccgcctcgtgccgaacagagccagggagaaataactgagacaagccccagcggccctgcccgaccccgctcagaagcggacagggacgtctcaaccttttatcgttcaattctaaccccgagccaaacccatagaatctccatcgaggagaggccatcgggccgcctaagcttattgaatgactcgggcatctgccgggaggcaggttaagaagttgtggagtgccaccagagggctctgccgaccccatcagcaaatgatggacccgaattccacatgaacgtacccattagtgagctcgttgagcacgatacgcgagccgtcgaggcaagtgtcgtttactcagcccctccaatTGCGAAaattgaggatggggtaacacgcaaattatggCCGACCCCgttcagaccctaacaaggcccgggggctcgagccaatcaatgcagggacacaggtttgaaggccccaccttgtcgagcccatagagtccccggttggggatttctgttggaagacagggcgggcaATAGTTCAATgtcatccaaggacttcgtcgaccctgtcaccaaaaccacagttccgatctccagtaacccccgaccccagcaaatgcagggggtcggaccttactcgggggctagttaaggtacggctacctcccttctttctttcgaaacaatctcctcgcatcaagaccagcggcaagattcgggggaacaggttggtaagatcgcaaaaaatcaaacaaaacgaaattatgacgcaaaatcacgaaaccgcgtccagactcgaaaatgccgacacttgtccacatattacatataagttgctttcaaaattattcgactaactactcccgcggaggaagaaccatctctttcaaatTGTCCACCAgttttttcgcaaggggagcaaccatcttttCCATTacctccagctcttcatcttcCTAGATGGACGGGAAACCTtcactcatcaccttcaggttgatttccttctcgtaatgagcatgagCGACAGTGAAGGCCTGGGCGATgccggcgtgaaaagcactctcctcaagctggcccacccgagccgtgatacctgcggcacgagccacgagcgggctggtctccaccagctccaccaccttcagggcatcaaggaccaccccaaCCGCAGCTTGcaggagatcgtgctcatcgctcttagCCTGAAGGGTCCTTCGTGCATGGGCAAGCTCCTTTTCTAGCTTGACGGAGATGTTTTCGGCGCTCAACCTACGGCTTACCGCGTCACCGAGCTCCGCTCGGAGAGAgcagaccacctcgacgtcctcatccaccttctgctgaagggccatggccctactctcagctttccgccggaggtcccgctccatctccagctccttcaggacctcaccggccttctgattagccgcggcattcctctgtagcagctcgtcccactccttttggagcctggcgatctcctccccatccagcttagacctcgccgacaaatcctcaaacatcccatgggcctcctccgcgtcctgacgcgcctgggcctcccgctcctaggcGGTAGCAAGCTGGGTGGCCATGTCCTCAGAAAGGTgatccctctccgccttctgctcgcggagaaattgggactttttctggctatgagcaacaagaatctgaagaggaagaagactggtatcagaaaagCAAAAATgcaaaaacatgcgaagaaagaagaaagcccagcaaatacctgagtagtaggaataacgatctcacggagggctcctctggcctggtccagggcgtccagcatggtcgagatcccgatgtcaagaccctcccgctacatgctctcagaatgatcatcgagcgagaaaagagccgacgtcgggtcctgagcagccatccactggagcagcgGCTCCCCCGCGTAGGGGAGCGgtctcctcccgacaaaggggctgggggcggctccctcctgaccctatg is part of the Miscanthus floridulus cultivar M001 chromosome 9, ASM1932011v1, whole genome shotgun sequence genome and encodes:
- the LOC136480983 gene encoding large ribosomal subunit protein uL2-like → MYMVQLVYPGRRATLSIGDIPPLRRILEGAVIYNASAWASGDYAIVDDRDPNSDISVRASGDHAIIASHNPDNGVRAGNPSRQRRSTANDGKVDDAWRLLAPLLLRQQRLFTKGGIHHLIYVG